One stretch of Roseimicrobium sp. ORNL1 DNA includes these proteins:
- a CDS encoding proline dehydrogenase family protein, whose amino-acid sequence MSEQAASIQRALDVARELQQRATELQTSAERRQQAELDRMLQTATDKATLVQLTDQAFRAKSSARVVDQFTHILDVQGIPRFFSPLDRAMLRGFQTFGGWLPGVSVPMVKDHMQQETANVILPAEPELLAEHLRQRREQGVRMNVNFLGEAILSEAEAERRMEQYLEALQAPDTEVFSAKISTLYSQMSPLAREHTIVTVCDRLERLYRSAARSIFRRADGSRVPKFIYLDMEEYRDLSLTCEVFMRTLDRPGLEKVSAGIALQAYVPDSARWQRAINDWARKRVAAGGASVTIRLVKGANMEMERFEAALKDWPQAPYKTKRETDANYKRMLHEGLTPENLAAVRLGIASHNLFDVAYAWTLVHERNAFDRVQFEMLEGMANHQRRALFEKAPNLLLYAPVCRKEHFLSAIGYLIRRLDENTGEENFLRHAFKLSSGSAEWHELEKGFRESFALLPDLNDAPRRTQDRRLPAEAPPAGPFRNEPDTDWSLPHHAEWAASIVEKWEPLSGNQATEIPLVLDGEELLTDRKVRECADPSRPGVVVGRYRQASAEDVARAVECAAKDPDGWRALTPTERQTILKRVAQELRRARADLMGAAMANGGKVLTESDPEVSEAIDFAEFYAATAKMWMEGVSPHLTARGKGVVVVVSPWNFPIAIPCGGVAAALAAGNTVILKPASDAVLVAWEFCKCFWRAGVSRRTLQFLPCSGGSEGRALVQHPKVNAVILTGGTETALHMLRENPALPLSAETGGKNATIITALSDRDLAIKDVLHSAFSHAGQKCSATSVLLLEAEVYDDPQFKRALVEATESLTVGSAWDLTSKMGPLIRPPSGDLENALQTLEPGESWALMPQRLEGNPHLWSPGIKWGLQPGSYTHLTEFFGPVLGVMRYEKLHEAIALVNQTGYGLTSGLESLDDREQAEWRADIRAGNLYINRTTVGAIVLRQPFGGMGKSAFGPGIKAGGPNYVAQFMEFSETIPATPSTPRPDGEMARLLAALQDWDTLNLTENSRLIAAFASYERAWAEEFGVEHDDFRLPGQDNLRRYLPMSDLRIRLHPDDTSFDLFARVAAARSAGCRITVSSPLHLEWRALTRLQTATDDWAGAIEFVEESDAELAQAISSGQTDRVRYAAADRVPLEIRRAAAEANVFLADAPVLMEGRAELLWYVQEQSLSFDYHRYGNLGLRSGEARAEPK is encoded by the coding sequence ATGTCTGAACAAGCCGCCTCCATCCAACGTGCCCTTGATGTCGCTCGAGAGCTCCAGCAGCGCGCCACAGAGTTGCAGACCTCCGCAGAGCGTCGCCAGCAGGCGGAACTGGATCGCATGCTGCAAACGGCCACGGACAAGGCGACGCTGGTGCAGCTCACGGATCAGGCATTTCGCGCGAAGTCGTCCGCCCGTGTGGTGGATCAGTTCACCCACATCCTGGATGTGCAGGGTATCCCACGCTTTTTCAGCCCCCTGGATCGCGCCATGTTGCGCGGCTTCCAGACCTTCGGCGGCTGGCTGCCCGGCGTCTCCGTGCCGATGGTGAAGGATCACATGCAGCAGGAAACGGCCAACGTGATCCTGCCCGCAGAGCCCGAGCTCCTGGCCGAACACCTGCGCCAGCGCCGTGAACAGGGCGTGCGCATGAATGTGAACTTCCTCGGCGAAGCCATCCTCAGCGAGGCGGAAGCGGAGCGAAGGATGGAACAGTACCTGGAGGCCTTGCAGGCGCCGGATACGGAGGTGTTCTCCGCGAAGATCTCCACGCTGTACTCGCAAATGTCCCCCCTGGCACGTGAGCACACCATCGTGACCGTCTGCGATCGGCTGGAGCGGCTCTACCGCAGCGCAGCGCGTTCCATCTTCAGGCGCGCCGATGGCTCACGCGTGCCGAAGTTCATCTACCTCGACATGGAGGAGTACCGGGACCTCAGCCTCACGTGTGAAGTCTTCATGCGCACGCTGGATCGTCCGGGCCTGGAGAAGGTGAGCGCCGGCATCGCGCTGCAGGCTTATGTGCCGGACAGCGCGCGATGGCAGCGCGCGATCAATGATTGGGCACGGAAGCGAGTTGCCGCCGGTGGGGCGTCCGTGACCATCCGCCTCGTGAAAGGCGCGAACATGGAGATGGAGCGCTTCGAGGCGGCTCTGAAGGACTGGCCTCAGGCACCCTACAAGACGAAGCGGGAGACGGATGCGAACTACAAGCGCATGCTGCATGAGGGGCTCACACCGGAGAATCTCGCTGCCGTGCGACTGGGCATCGCCTCCCACAATCTCTTCGATGTCGCCTATGCGTGGACGCTGGTACATGAGCGCAACGCCTTTGACCGTGTGCAGTTCGAAATGCTGGAGGGCATGGCAAACCATCAACGCCGTGCCCTGTTTGAGAAAGCGCCCAACCTCCTGCTGTACGCACCTGTCTGCCGGAAGGAACATTTCCTGAGCGCGATTGGTTACCTCATTCGCCGGCTCGATGAGAACACAGGTGAGGAAAACTTCCTGCGGCACGCCTTCAAGCTCTCCTCGGGCAGCGCCGAGTGGCATGAATTGGAAAAGGGATTCCGCGAGTCCTTCGCCTTGCTGCCGGATCTCAACGACGCGCCACGGCGCACGCAGGATCGCCGCCTGCCCGCCGAGGCGCCACCGGCAGGTCCCTTCCGGAATGAACCCGACACAGACTGGTCCCTTCCCCATCACGCCGAGTGGGCAGCGTCTATTGTTGAGAAATGGGAGCCTCTCTCCGGCAATCAAGCCACTGAGATTCCCTTGGTACTCGATGGCGAAGAACTGCTCACGGACCGCAAAGTCCGCGAGTGCGCGGATCCCTCACGACCGGGCGTGGTGGTAGGTCGCTATCGTCAGGCCAGTGCGGAAGACGTGGCACGTGCCGTGGAATGCGCAGCGAAGGATCCCGATGGATGGCGCGCCCTGACTCCCACCGAGCGACAGACCATCCTCAAGCGGGTCGCCCAGGAACTGCGCCGAGCACGCGCCGACCTTATGGGCGCCGCCATGGCGAACGGAGGCAAAGTCCTCACCGAATCCGACCCCGAGGTGAGCGAAGCCATCGACTTCGCGGAATTCTACGCTGCCACCGCGAAGATGTGGATGGAGGGTGTATCACCTCATCTCACCGCCAGAGGTAAAGGCGTGGTGGTCGTGGTCTCGCCGTGGAACTTCCCCATCGCCATCCCCTGTGGCGGTGTCGCAGCTGCCCTCGCGGCGGGAAACACGGTAATCCTCAAGCCCGCCTCCGACGCGGTGCTGGTGGCATGGGAGTTCTGCAAGTGCTTCTGGCGCGCTGGAGTCTCGCGCCGCACCCTGCAGTTCCTGCCGTGCAGCGGTGGCTCCGAGGGACGCGCGCTGGTGCAACACCCCAAGGTGAATGCCGTCATCCTCACAGGAGGCACGGAGACGGCGCTGCACATGCTGCGCGAAAATCCCGCCCTGCCCCTCAGCGCGGAGACGGGCGGGAAGAATGCCACTATCATCACGGCGCTCTCGGATCGCGATCTGGCGATCAAAGACGTGCTGCACTCGGCCTTCAGCCATGCGGGGCAGAAGTGCTCAGCCACCTCCGTCCTGCTGTTGGAGGCGGAGGTGTATGATGATCCCCAGTTCAAGCGCGCTCTGGTCGAAGCGACGGAGAGCCTTACAGTGGGTTCCGCCTGGGACCTCACCTCCAAGATGGGGCCACTCATCCGTCCACCCTCGGGAGATTTGGAAAATGCCCTGCAGACCCTGGAGCCGGGTGAATCCTGGGCACTCATGCCACAGCGGCTGGAGGGAAATCCCCATCTCTGGTCTCCCGGCATCAAGTGGGGGTTGCAGCCTGGCAGCTACACGCACCTCACGGAATTCTTCGGCCCAGTGCTGGGCGTGATGCGCTATGAAAAACTGCACGAAGCCATCGCCCTGGTGAACCAGACCGGGTACGGCCTCACGAGCGGGCTGGAGAGCCTGGACGACCGGGAGCAGGCTGAGTGGCGCGCCGACATTCGAGCGGGGAATCTGTATATCAACCGCACCACGGTGGGCGCCATTGTCCTGCGCCAGCCCTTTGGCGGCATGGGAAAGAGCGCCTTCGGCCCCGGCATCAAGGCGGGCGGACCGAACTACGTGGCGCAGTTCATGGAGTTCAGCGAGACCATCCCTGCCACACCCTCCACCCCGCGACCTGATGGCGAGATGGCCCGGCTGCTGGCCGCCCTGCAGGATTGGGACACGCTGAATCTCACGGAAAATTCCCGCCTCATCGCCGCCTTCGCCAGCTACGAGCGGGCATGGGCGGAGGAATTTGGGGTGGAGCACGATGATTTCCGACTGCCCGGCCAGGACAATCTCCGGCGCTACCTGCCCATGTCCGATCTGCGCATTCGCCTGCATCCGGATGACACCTCGTTTGACCTTTTTGCCCGGGTGGCAGCGGCACGGTCGGCAGGTTGCCGCATCACGGTGAGCAGCCCGCTCCATCTGGAATGGAGAGCCCTCACCCGTCTGCAAACGGCCACCGATGACTGGGCAGGGGCGATCGAGTTCGTGGAGGAGTCGGATGCTGAGCTGGCCCAAGCCATCTCGAGTGGGCAGACAGACCGGGTGCGCTACGCGGCTGCGGACCGGGTGCCGCTCGAAATCCGGCGGGCGGCGGCGGAAGCGAATGTTTTCCTCGCCGATGCCCCCGTGCTCATGGAGGGCCGGGCTGAGTTGCTCTGGTACGTGCAGGAGCAGAGCCTAAGCTTCGACTACCACCGGTACGGGAACCTCGGCCTGAGGTCCGGAGAGGCGCGCGCGGAGCCGAAATAG
- a CDS encoding basic secretory protein-like protein — MQTRSHRFRLLIALLASSLCGVASAQQKFTVTVDYSQAPQCQAFAEKSKTLVEEWYPKLNNILFGESHPLPYPEVKLVFKPMKGVAGTVNNEITISEEWVTKKAPDDYGMVIHELTHVVQNYKGKGDWWLTEGIADYTRDRHFEPGKRTHRIDRVKHSYKQGYGIAAAFLIWLEEKKTRDKDLVRKLNTASHDGTYSPEKFKELCGADAETLWKEFLTTQPK, encoded by the coding sequence ATGCAAACTCGCAGCCACCGCTTCCGACTTTTGATCGCTCTTCTTGCCTCATCCCTGTGCGGCGTCGCATCTGCACAGCAGAAGTTCACCGTCACCGTGGACTACAGCCAGGCGCCGCAGTGCCAGGCTTTCGCGGAGAAGTCGAAGACACTCGTGGAGGAATGGTACCCGAAGCTCAACAACATCCTCTTCGGAGAGAGTCATCCGCTGCCCTATCCCGAGGTGAAACTTGTCTTCAAACCGATGAAAGGCGTGGCCGGCACGGTGAACAACGAGATCACCATCTCAGAGGAATGGGTCACCAAGAAAGCGCCAGATGACTACGGCATGGTCATCCATGAGCTCACGCATGTGGTGCAGAACTACAAGGGCAAGGGTGACTGGTGGCTCACGGAGGGCATCGCGGACTACACGCGCGACCGGCATTTCGAGCCCGGCAAGCGCACGCATCGGATCGACCGTGTGAAGCACAGCTACAAGCAGGGCTATGGCATTGCCGCCGCTTTCCTCATCTGGCTGGAAGAAAAGAAGACCAGGGACAAGGATCTGGTGCGCAAGCTGAATACCGCCTCTCACGACGGCACTTACAGCCCGGAGAAGTTCAAAGAACTGTGCGGCGCGGATGCGGAGACGCTTTGGAAGGAGTTCCTCACCACCCAACCCAAATAA
- the accB gene encoding acetyl-CoA carboxylase biotin carboxyl carrier protein: MENDTNHPKDPQGLDLKEIRQIVDLMSKNDLSFFHLEHGSFKIKLRRGSDVEAAKDLLSKIPVGATMAAPMIAAPAASAPAPAAAPSAAPAPAAAEPAGPTINSPMVGTFYRSASPTDKPFVNVGDTVDENTTVCIIEAMKVMNEIKAEARGTVVRILVDDAKPVQYGQPLFELK; this comes from the coding sequence ATGGAGAACGACACCAACCATCCGAAAGACCCCCAAGGGCTGGACCTCAAGGAGATCCGGCAGATCGTAGATTTGATGAGCAAGAACGACCTGTCTTTCTTCCACCTGGAACATGGGTCTTTTAAGATCAAACTGCGTCGCGGCTCGGATGTAGAGGCCGCCAAGGACCTCCTTTCCAAGATTCCCGTGGGCGCCACCATGGCAGCCCCCATGATCGCCGCCCCTGCCGCTTCGGCTCCTGCTCCGGCCGCAGCCCCATCCGCTGCTCCGGCCCCCGCAGCTGCGGAACCTGCCGGTCCGACCATCAACTCCCCCATGGTCGGCACCTTCTACCGCTCCGCCAGTCCCACCGACAAGCCCTTCGTCAATGTGGGTGATACGGTCGATGAGAACACGACGGTCTGCATCATCGAGGCCATGAAGGTGATGAATGAAATCAAGGCCGAAGCCCGCGGTACCGTTGTACGCATCCTCGTGGATGACGCGAAGCCCGTGCAGTACGGACAGCCCCTCTTCGAGCTGAAGTAA
- a CDS encoding GAF domain-containing protein has protein sequence MSSPISQLLSASPIDWQAVLDAVVADFSGATGTLHRVDPTDGLLKIVAHRGIPPQLIPVIGTIPVGKGIAGVAAERREPVELCNLQQDLGGVAKEGARATNVQGSLAVPCLDGEELRGTLGVGLSVPHDFTEEEKERLLALGREVAGKLDAEA, from the coding sequence ATGTCTTCCCCAATTTCCCAGCTTCTCTCCGCTTCCCCCATCGACTGGCAGGCCGTGCTTGATGCCGTGGTGGCTGATTTTTCTGGAGCCACAGGCACCCTGCATAGGGTGGATCCCACGGACGGCCTCCTGAAGATCGTGGCGCATCGCGGCATCCCGCCGCAGCTCATCCCGGTAATCGGCACCATCCCCGTGGGCAAAGGCATCGCCGGTGTGGCGGCGGAGCGCCGTGAGCCGGTGGAGCTTTGCAACCTGCAGCAGGATCTCGGCGGCGTGGCCAAGGAAGGCGCTCGAGCCACGAATGTACAGGGGTCTCTTGCGGTGCCGTGCCTGGACGGTGAAGAGCTGCGAGGCACGTTGGGTGTGGGACTCTCCGTGCCGCATGATTTCACGGAAGAGGAGAAGGAGCGACTGCTGGCACTGGGGCGCGAGGTGGCGGGAAAGCTCGATGCTGAAGCGTGA
- the holA gene encoding DNA polymerase III subunit delta has protein sequence MPPKKSASAASSNFIAVLGTDEALMKEAAIRLSRELSPPDAGDFGVDVIEGIAESAEHCGQIVRRTLDALQTLPFFGGGKLVWLKNVNFLADSQVGKTNAASEGMEYILDYVEQQLPPEVKFLLSASAVDKRRSAYKRIQKLADLRTFDKPDTSKTGWEDEVIPLVERRARDLGITFDNDAIEMLVHLAGEDTRQLDSEVEKLSLYLGERTRVTVDDVRLLVPLNRAGVIFELGNAMGKRDLRRALELVRTLVYQGQSPIGILLAAIVPRVKSMLLAADLVARHPRLPRTAYPAFASALDKLPASETSHLPKKKDGSGLNVYPVFLALGESSKYTAAELRAALQACLDANLKLVTTSIDPQLVLERFLVGMLSKPGQRKAA, from the coding sequence ATGCCACCCAAGAAATCCGCCTCTGCCGCTTCCTCGAACTTCATCGCCGTGCTGGGTACGGATGAAGCGCTCATGAAGGAGGCTGCGATCCGGCTTTCGCGCGAGCTCTCGCCGCCAGATGCGGGCGACTTCGGCGTGGACGTCATCGAAGGCATCGCGGAGAGCGCGGAGCACTGCGGGCAGATTGTGCGCCGAACCTTGGATGCGCTGCAGACTCTGCCCTTCTTTGGCGGTGGGAAGCTGGTGTGGCTGAAGAATGTGAACTTCCTCGCCGATAGCCAGGTGGGCAAGACCAATGCCGCGAGCGAGGGCATGGAGTACATTCTGGATTACGTGGAGCAGCAGCTTCCGCCTGAGGTGAAGTTCCTTCTCAGCGCCTCCGCCGTGGACAAGCGCCGCAGTGCGTACAAGCGCATCCAGAAGCTCGCGGACCTACGCACCTTCGACAAGCCGGACACGAGCAAAACGGGCTGGGAGGATGAAGTCATCCCGCTGGTGGAGCGTCGCGCCCGCGACCTCGGCATCACCTTCGACAATGACGCCATCGAGATGCTCGTGCATCTGGCCGGTGAAGACACCCGCCAGCTCGACAGCGAGGTGGAAAAGCTCAGTCTCTACCTCGGCGAACGCACACGCGTTACCGTGGACGATGTACGCCTCCTGGTGCCGCTCAACCGCGCCGGCGTGATCTTCGAACTCGGCAATGCGATGGGCAAGCGCGACCTGCGTCGTGCCTTGGAGCTGGTGCGCACGCTGGTCTATCAGGGGCAGAGCCCCATCGGCATCCTGCTCGCCGCGATTGTACCTCGTGTGAAAAGCATGCTGCTCGCCGCGGATCTGGTGGCCCGTCATCCCCGTTTGCCACGCACCGCCTACCCTGCCTTCGCTTCTGCATTGGACAAACTGCCTGCTTCTGAAACCTCACATCTTCCCAAGAAGAAGGACGGTAGCGGGCTGAATGTGTATCCCGTGTTCCTCGCTCTCGGAGAGAGCTCCAAATACACTGCTGCTGAACTGCGTGCGGCTTTGCAAGCGTGCCTGGATGCGAATCTCAAGCTGGTGACCACGAGCATTGATCCGCAACTGGTTCTAGAGCGGTTCCTTGTGGGGATGTTGAGCAAGCCGGGTCAGAGGAAGGCGGCATGA
- a CDS encoding trimeric intracellular cation channel family protein, which yields MPPWLEHFAVAVCAISGVLAAAGRGVDLFGVLVLALVTAVGGGTIRDLCLGAEPVFWIQNPSVTVTALLTALATFVVARFWRMPLRALLVADAIGLAMFTIVGAEKSLQYQESGIIAVILGVITGVAGGIIRDVLCRELPLVFRQETFLYATAATIGSVAYVLLYRFVPTFPMPGLVGMIVILLLRLAAIVWKWRLPVFDSRT from the coding sequence ATGCCTCCCTGGCTTGAACATTTCGCCGTCGCCGTGTGCGCCATTTCCGGTGTGCTCGCCGCCGCAGGGCGCGGTGTCGATCTGTTTGGCGTGCTGGTGCTGGCACTCGTGACGGCGGTGGGAGGGGGCACCATCCGCGATCTGTGCCTGGGTGCGGAGCCTGTGTTCTGGATTCAAAACCCTTCCGTCACTGTCACCGCCTTGCTCACGGCGCTGGCCACCTTCGTGGTCGCGCGCTTCTGGCGCATGCCGCTGCGGGCATTGCTGGTTGCCGATGCAATCGGCCTGGCGATGTTTACCATCGTGGGCGCAGAGAAGTCGCTGCAATACCAGGAGTCCGGCATCATCGCCGTGATCCTGGGTGTCATCACCGGCGTGGCCGGGGGAATCATTCGCGATGTGCTCTGCCGCGAGCTGCCGCTCGTGTTCCGCCAGGAAACTTTTCTGTACGCCACCGCCGCCACGATTGGGTCTGTCGCTTATGTGCTGCTGTACCGGTTCGTCCCCACCTTTCCCATGCCCGGCTTGGTGGGCATGATCGTGATCCTGCTGCTGCGGCTCGCAGCCATCGTGTGGAAATGGCGCCTTCCTGTCTTCGACTCACGCACCTGA
- the accC gene encoding acetyl-CoA carboxylase biotin carboxylase subunit, protein MFRKVLVANRGEIALRVIRACKELDVKTVAVYSEADVDSMHVHLADEAICIGPGPSSESYLKIPRIIAAAEIANVDAIHPGYGFLSEKAEFAEICKQCKIKFIGPSAEVISMMGDKNTARATALKFGVPITPGSDGIIESEDQAFEIARKIGYPVMIKATAGGGGRGMRPVLNEATLRSSYQQASMEALKCFGDGSVYMEKLVERPHHIEFQVVADSHGNVIHLGERDCSMQRRNQKIIEECPSPKISDEMRKAMGDATVKLCKEIGYENCGTIEYLVDNDGKNFYFMEMNTRIQVEHPITEEVYGCDLIKEQIQIAAGLPLSQHILKSTPRHHSIECRINAEDPSRNFAPSPGRIDLWYAPGGRGVRVDTHVYSGYSVPPHYDSMIAKLIVTAATRDAAIRRMRRALGEFMIQGIKTTIPLQSKIITTADFQQGKYDITWVENFLRQEGMKDKG, encoded by the coding sequence ATGTTCCGCAAAGTCCTCGTCGCCAACCGTGGCGAAATCGCCCTCCGCGTCATCCGCGCCTGCAAAGAATTGGATGTCAAAACGGTCGCCGTGTATTCCGAGGCGGACGTGGACTCCATGCACGTCCATCTCGCGGATGAAGCCATCTGCATCGGACCCGGACCGAGCTCGGAGAGCTACCTGAAGATCCCCCGCATCATCGCCGCGGCGGAGATTGCCAATGTGGACGCCATCCACCCCGGCTACGGCTTCCTTTCTGAGAAGGCCGAGTTCGCGGAAATCTGCAAGCAGTGCAAAATCAAGTTCATCGGACCCTCAGCTGAAGTCATCAGCATGATGGGCGACAAGAACACCGCCCGCGCCACGGCCCTGAAATTCGGTGTGCCGATCACTCCCGGGTCGGACGGCATCATCGAGAGCGAAGATCAGGCTTTCGAAATCGCCCGCAAGATTGGCTATCCGGTCATGATCAAGGCCACCGCCGGTGGTGGTGGTCGCGGCATGCGCCCGGTGCTCAATGAGGCGACCCTCCGCTCCAGCTACCAGCAGGCCAGCATGGAAGCGCTGAAGTGCTTCGGCGACGGCAGCGTGTACATGGAAAAGCTCGTGGAGCGCCCGCACCACATCGAGTTCCAGGTGGTGGCGGACAGCCACGGCAATGTGATTCACCTCGGCGAGCGCGACTGCTCCATGCAGCGCCGCAACCAGAAGATCATCGAAGAGTGCCCCTCCCCGAAGATTTCGGACGAGATGCGCAAGGCGATGGGCGATGCGACGGTGAAGCTCTGCAAGGAAATCGGCTACGAGAACTGCGGCACGATTGAGTACCTTGTGGACAACGACGGGAAGAATTTCTACTTCATGGAGATGAACACCCGTATCCAGGTGGAGCATCCCATCACGGAAGAGGTGTACGGCTGCGACCTCATCAAGGAGCAGATCCAGATCGCCGCCGGTCTGCCGCTCTCCCAGCACATTCTGAAGAGCACCCCGCGCCACCACTCCATCGAGTGCCGTATCAATGCGGAAGACCCCTCTCGCAATTTCGCCCCGAGCCCCGGTCGCATCGACCTGTGGTACGCTCCCGGTGGCCGCGGCGTGCGCGTGGATACCCACGTGTACTCCGGCTACAGCGTGCCTCCGCACTATGACTCGATGATCGCCAAGCTCATCGTCACCGCTGCCACGCGTGATGCCGCCATCCGCCGCATGCGCCGCGCGCTGGGTGAGTTCATGATTCAGGGCATCAAGACCACGATCCCGCTCCAGAGCAAGATCATCACCACTGCCGACTTCCAACAAGGGAAGTATGACATCACCTGGGTGGAGAATTTCCTCCGTCAGGAGGGGATGAAGGACAAGGGCTGA
- a CDS encoding Wadjet anti-phage system protein JetD domain-containing protein gives MKPPAWLRELHRQWQSARGARAQQASRTFTRGWEDLLDAAGIMSADERLVAEREAIALEREGRLKLVRHRYRKYRVEKVALPLESEAWLVGLFGEQTGGEKLEQCVAMLKHWNVQTHPRFPESWGDLCHRVSEAMHAGKSVRPFSWRHPRLFGELLGSLYALTSREWPPGTHMRVASEELGWGSKALEEHRAALEAGLGVLFGEPSPLESLGLVCTRSHARVQGPLTLHFEDGTAHTISNLQGETTITHADLQRATHITTTAARLLSIENSKSTFADACAVNRSGDTLLLATSYPNAATLRLLELLPEELPHVHFGDTDVSGYAILRALRQQSARPVQPFLMAWEDDLASKALSEHDLRLLPMLLEGEVLADCREHLERMKSVGRKGRFEQERYGMPRLLEWPFWNP, from the coding sequence ATGAAGCCCCCGGCCTGGCTGCGCGAACTGCATCGCCAGTGGCAGTCCGCCCGCGGTGCGCGGGCGCAGCAGGCCAGTCGGACATTTACGCGTGGTTGGGAAGACCTGCTGGACGCCGCAGGGATCATGTCCGCAGACGAGCGTCTCGTTGCGGAGCGGGAGGCAATCGCACTGGAGCGGGAAGGCAGGCTCAAGCTGGTGCGCCATCGTTATCGAAAGTATCGCGTCGAGAAGGTTGCGTTGCCACTTGAGTCCGAGGCATGGCTTGTTGGTTTGTTTGGCGAGCAGACGGGAGGTGAGAAGCTGGAGCAGTGTGTCGCGATGCTCAAGCATTGGAACGTGCAGACGCATCCGCGTTTTCCCGAGTCGTGGGGCGACCTGTGTCACAGGGTTTCGGAGGCGATGCACGCTGGCAAATCAGTGCGACCATTCTCGTGGCGTCATCCCAGACTGTTTGGCGAACTGCTGGGTTCGTTGTACGCACTGACTTCGAGGGAATGGCCTCCAGGCACCCATATGCGCGTTGCGAGTGAAGAGCTTGGTTGGGGATCGAAAGCCTTGGAAGAACATCGCGCAGCGTTGGAAGCAGGCCTTGGAGTGCTGTTCGGAGAGCCTTCGCCACTGGAATCCCTTGGTCTCGTCTGCACGCGCAGCCATGCGCGAGTTCAGGGTCCACTCACCCTTCATTTCGAAGATGGCACTGCGCATACCATCTCCAATCTCCAAGGTGAGACGACCATCACGCATGCGGATCTCCAGCGGGCGACCCATATCACCACCACCGCAGCGCGACTACTCAGCATCGAGAATAGCAAAAGCACCTTTGCAGACGCCTGCGCGGTGAACCGGAGTGGCGATACCCTGCTTCTCGCTACGTCCTATCCCAATGCCGCCACGCTCCGCCTGCTGGAGCTGCTGCCTGAGGAGCTTCCCCATGTTCACTTCGGCGATACCGACGTTTCCGGCTATGCCATCCTCCGTGCGCTTCGGCAGCAGAGCGCGCGTCCGGTGCAACCCTTCTTGATGGCGTGGGAAGATGATTTGGCCTCCAAGGCGCTCAGTGAGCATGATCTTCGTTTGTTGCCCATGTTGTTGGAGGGAGAGGTATTGGCGGATTGTCGCGAGCATCTTGAGCGCATGAAATCCGTCGGGCGCAAAGGCCGGTTTGAGCAGGAGCGCTATGGTATGCCGAGGCTGTTGGAATGGCCGTTTTGGAACCCTTGA